The Campylobacter concisus sequence AGATCAAAAAAGTAGCTGACTTTATGGGCGAACACCCAGATTATAAAGTTGTACTTGCTGGTCACACTGATAGCGTAGGCGCAGAAGCTTATAACCAAAAACTATCTGAGAAAAGAGCAAAAGCAGTAGCTGATGTTCTTGCTGGCTATGGTGTAAGTGAGGATAAAATTTCAACAGTTGGTTACGGTGAGCTTAAACCAATTGCTACAAATAAAACTAAAGAAGGCCGCGCTCAAAATAGACGCGTTGAAGCTACTTTCAATAAATAATCTTATTATTTAAAGTTACTTCTTTTAGGGGCTTAGCTTCGGCTAGGCCCTTTTTTATTTCTACGGAGAAAATGATGAAAAAAACCATACTTTTTGATTTGGACGGTACGCTTATTGATTCAACTTCTGCTATTTTAAAAGGATTTGATAGAGCTTTCTTATCCCATGGTAAAAAAGAGCCAGACCATAATGCATTAAAGTCTTTGGTTGGTCATCCGCTTGAAATAATGTTTGAAAGACTTGGTGCAAGCAAAAATTTAATTGATAGCTATATAAAAGAATATAAAGCTTGCTACGAAAAAATTTATCTTGATGAGACAGTACTCTTAGATTATGCAAATGAAGCATTGAAGGAGGCAAGTAGCTTTGCTGATGTGGGTATAGTTACTACGAAAACTTCAAAATTTTCTATTATCTTGCTTGAGCATTTAGGGGTTATGAAATATATAAAAACTGTTATTGGAAGAGATGATGTTACTAATCCAAAACCAAATCCAGAGCCAATAAATTTGGCTTTAACTAGACTTAATAAAGATAAAAATAATGCATTTATGGTAGGCGATACCATTATGGATCTAATGGCTGCACAAGCTGCTTTTATTACAGGCGTAGGTCTAACTTGTGGATATGGTCAAAAGAGTGATTTGGAGAAATTTAGTAAACATATTTTCTCAAACCCATTTGAAGCCGTTGGCTTTATAAAAGAGGTTTAATAATCTAATACTCCTAAACTACTTATACTTTAAATTAAATTCAACCTAATGTTTAGCTTGCTTAGCTATAAAATTTACTCCAAAAATTTATTACCTTTGTTTGGTACAAAATCTTTTTAAAAATATTTATTATGAATTTTTAACATCTAAATTACTCTAAATAAATTTGCTTAAAAACGCTACTTTCATGGTAATTTTATCTTATTTAAAATATAAAATTTATCTAAAATTAGCTAATTTTAGGAGATCATAGATTTAAGACCCTAGCCACCTTTAGAGCGCTTGCAAATGCAAAATGTAAGTTATATCCGCCAAGCATGCCAGTGATGTCCAAGACTTCACCAACAAAATAAAGCCCCTTAACGTTATAAGCTTGTAAATTTTTATCTAAAAATTCACTCTTTACGCCACCTTTTGTAACTTCCGCTCTTTCAAAGCCAAATGTCCCAGCTGGGGCAAATTCATAAGCAAAAAGCCTTTTTATGATTTGTCTCTCATTATCGCTAAATTCATAAAAAGCTCTGTCTTTTAAGCCAAAATTTCTTAAAAACTCTAGCACAAACCTTTTTGGCAAGGGCAAAACCGAGCTAAACTGCTTTTTACCATCTATTAAATTTTTCTCACTAAATTTGGGTAAAAAATTTATGCAAATTCGCCCCTTTTGCCAAAATAGAGAGGCGTTTAGTACCGCTGGTCCGCTTATGCCCCTATGTGTAAAAAGCAAATTGCCACTAAATTTATGACTCTCGTTTTTGCTATTTATCTTTACGTCCGCGTTTAGGCTGACGCCACTAAGCTCTTTAAACCAAAACTCATCCTTTTGCACGCTAAATCCAACAAGTGCAGGCGCAAGAGCTGAGATTTCAATGCCAAAATTATTTGCTATTTTATAGCCAATGTCACTTGCGCCAAGGGCTTTGTAGCTTAGTCCTCCACTTGCAATGACTAAATTTCTAGCTCTAAATTTCTCACTTTTGGTTGAAATTTCAAAAATTTCATCTATTTTTTTAGCGCCAAGAACTTCTTTGTTATAAAAAATATCTGCATTTTGTCTTTTTAAAAGTACGCTCAAGACGCTCTTTGCGCCGCTATCGCAGAAAAACTGATTTTGCTTTTCCTCACTAAATTTAAGCTCGCTAAAAAATTTTAAAACTTGATCTGGAGTCAGCACTTTTAAAATTTGTTCTATAAATTTTTGCTCGCCAAGATAGTTTTTAGCGCTTATGAAGTGATTTGTGATGTTGCATCTGCCACCACCGCTTGCTAGGATCTTTTTGCCAGCGCTGCTATTTTTCTCTAAGATGGCAACCTTTTTACCCTTTAAATTTGCTCCTAAAAATAGTCCACTAGCACCAGCGCCAATAATGATGACGTCGTAGATCA is a genomic window containing:
- a CDS encoding HAD family hydrolase translates to MKKTILFDLDGTLIDSTSAILKGFDRAFLSHGKKEPDHNALKSLVGHPLEIMFERLGASKNLIDSYIKEYKACYEKIYLDETVLLDYANEALKEASSFADVGIVTTKTSKFSIILLEHLGVMKYIKTVIGRDDVTNPKPNPEPINLALTRLNKDKNNAFMVGDTIMDLMAAQAAFITGVGLTCGYGQKSDLEKFSKHIFSNPFEAVGFIKEV
- a CDS encoding NAD(P)/FAD-dependent oxidoreductase; its protein translation is MIYDVIIIGAGASGLFLGANLKGKKVAILEKNSSAGKKILASGGGRCNITNHFISAKNYLGEQKFIEQILKVLTPDQVLKFFSELKFSEEKQNQFFCDSGAKSVLSVLLKRQNADIFYNKEVLGAKKIDEIFEISTKSEKFRARNLVIASGGLSYKALGASDIGYKIANNFGIEISALAPALVGFSVQKDEFWFKELSGVSLNADVKINSKNESHKFSGNLLFTHRGISGPAVLNASLFWQKGRICINFLPKFSEKNLIDGKKQFSSVLPLPKRFVLEFLRNFGLKDRAFYEFSDNERQIIKRLFAYEFAPAGTFGFERAEVTKGGVKSEFLDKNLQAYNVKGLYFVGEVLDITGMLGGYNLHFAFASALKVARVLNL